The Magnolia sinica isolate HGM2019 chromosome 9, MsV1, whole genome shotgun sequence sequence tcgatgacatcgaagtctccTTGATGACATTAATTGAGAGCCAGTATAGTCCAGCAAGGTTTTTGAATTTCCCCACTGACTTTCTCGCTGACATCGAAGTataatgttcaatgacatcgaaggcctggtcgatggcatcaaaacgGGTCCAGATATGTTCAGCAAGAAATACCATATATTGTTTGgaattctcgatgacattgaggagatcttcaatgacatcgacagagCTATTTTCTGCCTCTTTTTTTATCGTTGGAGCtcaaactttttataaagggAAGTCAGCTCTTGAGCATTATGATGGGTTTTTGGAGCAATAAAATGTAGGATGATTCCATATGTAAATCATTCATCCTAAGCCTTTATTCCATGAGTTCTAAGTCATCTCCCTTGAGatttcaactctaatgaggattccaacctcactaTTGGAGGtgtgcttgaactcctccatttcctagagattagACTTAAGCATTCTTGGTAAATCATTGTCCAACTCTTCTAGGAGACCCATCTAGTTAAATCCCCTAGGAAAAATAACTTCCCATTACTTGTTGGAGATTCAACCattcccatcaccttggtcacttcAAGAGCACCACATGCAAGGTTGTTTATCGTGGAGCTGAAGCCTTGGGGAAGCGGCGGCAatatgatcgggggagcatcggagagatgattgaagcatgggagagctgagatcaagcaacccaagaggagctacaaaagggactcaatccgacaagtaaatgTCATGTGTAGGAGTTCATAGGTTAacatctttccttgtgtaggattgaggctaagagtttgctattcacaaactcaactaggttcttgtataggacattGGCTCTTATATAGGGCCTAAATTCCacggttcttgtgtaagaccaaggttgttggttagcctaaggaAAAGCCAACTAAAGTCCTTTTATAGGCCTCTGACGAGAGAATACGCAACGGGTTTGGGAGttggacccttgctcttgtgtagtgCATAAatcctaggttcttgtgtaggacattggctcttgtgtagggcctaaacaCAAGTTCTTCTGTAGGAccattgtccttgtgtaggacataaattctgggttcttgtgtaggacattagcCTGTGAGGCCTAAATTGTCGAGTTCGGGATTAGGACCCTTGCTCTTTTGTAGGGCATAAATATTAGAGTCCTTGTGTAaggctataaaggttagaggttaacttgatttaaaacctacgatagtgaaatccggtacactcatgggttgagtgcgtccgctgggaGTGTAGTAGGCaaatagtcaaaccactatacatgcttgtgtttggaaatatcatttgcgcaattgtttaattatgcttgtatgtttgaatgcttaattataacatgcatgattagatgaatgcttaagtTGATAGGTATCACTTCCCACACACGTGTTCACTATCTATATGGACTAGGTGCTTTATTTGTAAATCCTTTGTAGTCTAtgtaattggatcctctattggcttggaagccttagagttataaTTGCATTGTTTAGCTTAATtataaattagtttaagttaggcaattagtgTTTTTAATTAGTATAATTTTAAAATAGGTCTTAATCACACCCCTCTAAGACTTAGACCTTATTCCTTAGCTCTGCCATATTCTGCACCCAAAGGTATAATGGTCGAAAACCGCAATTTCACTTTCTACCTTTGTAAACGGTGTTTTTGCATCTTACTCAAACTACTCAAAAAGGTTGTAAATGTTGGCTTGACTATGAGTAACTTAATGTATGTCCAGTAGTGTGACATCCTCTAAACGTTGTGTTTGTTCGTCGCATGTTTGTCCGTTTGTCCATTAGGTGTATGTGATTGTCGTTGGGATTTGGTACTGGTTGTTTGTGAATCGCCACCAATCATTTTGGCTGCTTACATCCAGGTAACGTCTGATCCAACGTTTTGTGTAACACTTTGGTTAGGCTTAGCTTGAATTGACTCCCTTTTCCGCAGGCTGAGCCGAACGTGGGCGAGCTGTTTTAAGTGACAAATGTGAAAGTGGGTCAGCCGTGTGTTTTTTGGTTAAAAACGATGGTGGATCGGTCGATGTTCCATCCCTACCCCAACTATACTTGTAGCCTTGGCGTTTATAGTGACTTTCTTATCTGGGCCCGCATGAAATCTTTAAGGTTGGTGATGGAGGCAGAATGACCGTTTGGGTTTTCGTCACAAATAGCCATGATTTTTGCATGGAAATTCAATGTGCAGCACCTGAAGATGGTCGTCTGCCATTATGATTTATCTTTCTGTGGAAAATATGGCACAAGAGTGAACATTCAATTGACTCATGATTCAAGGCGGCTTCACTCTTACTAGATTTCACATTAGTAGATGAACTACCTAGTTGTAAAACTAATATATGGGCCTTCCTTTTATCCTCCGTTTGCGTCGGTCGTCCAATGGCAGCTCCAAGCATTAGAGGTAATTGCATGCTTGGGACAGGTTTGTCTGGGATGGGTAGAGGCTTCATGACCGTTTTATCCTTAGTTGGTACTATTACAAGGCTATCCACCTTGTGGCTTGATATGAATCCACCATTTTTTCCTTATCCAGTACTATTACAAGGCTGTCCACCTTATGCTTGATATGAATCCGCCATTTCTCATTGGATGATGTTGAGGCTGGAATGACCATTTGTTTATTTGGAGGCGGTAGTGGCTTTATTAGTCGGGGTATTTCCGTCAGTCGGTCCTCCATAGATCGGTCCATTGTTTTAATCTTGGCATAAACAACATTGGTATTGGGCATTTTAAGAAAGGGGTCTCGGTTGATCCCCATAGCCTCCTTCTTGTTAAGAAACTTGAGAAGATTTTTGCCAATATTTTCTTgaaaatgacattttttttttttaatggaatgaGTTTTGAAACCGTGCCATTTACATTCCTCTTTATTCGACTTTTCGACTAATGGAATCTTCTAATATTCCAATAGCTTAATAAACTTGACCTCTAGGAGGAGGTTGAAGACCTTATCAACTTCAGAGACGTCAAAATTATATTGCTTCAAGAACTTAAAAGTATTCTTTCAAGGGTTCACCCCGGCAGGGGTTTGAACCTTCATTTATTTCAAGGCTGGACATTCATGTTTATTTAACTACCACTTTCGTGATGACCCACTCATAGCTTGGGTCGTGGTAATATGTGCCCTTTGACGAGTTCATCCTCTGAATCTCCTCTCGGAGAATCCACTCATAGAAAGTGGCTTGGGATGATAGCTCAAATAAGCTCTCGAAGTTCATGCCTTCAAACTTCTTGTGGAGCTTGCAGTCCATGTCATCAAGGGTGAATTTGGTGAAATTGGCCTCAGGTAGAATCACGGAGCACCGCTCTCTTAAATCGGACAATAAATCATTTGGCCAATTCCCTGGGTAGCTGATGAAGTTTGGATAAATTGGCCATAAAACCTTCAGGCTCGATCCAGTGAAATTGCATGTGAAATCTTTCTTCCATCTCAAGCCAAGTCTGGACCGAATTAGAAGGAAGATTTATGTATCAAGTAAAGGATGCTCTTGTCAAGGAGTTACCAAATAACTTGAGTTTAAAAAAGTCATAGGTCAGAATTTCACCACACTTTATAATGAACCCACCAATATACTCGATAGTGGTTATTCGTCATTTCCAAAGAAGAGAGTGAACCCAATGATCCTATTTCTCATAggtagctcaaaatattgatcaACCCAATTAAGATAGGGCTTTTGATAAATCGATCGAGCAACTCATCAGCTGTTGGGTTGGACGCCATATTCTTGTGTAAGTCTTATGAAGTTATCATAGCCGAGAGGGTGTTGTAGTTGTACAGGATATTGCTTCTGTACTGCTTGATTTCTGGCTATTAGAGGTTGAGGGATGGGAGATTAACCCCTAGGTTTCTCAGCCCTACCGTAACCTTATTGTGCAGTCGGCACTACAAGAGGTTGCACCCTGGGTATTTGGCTCAGGATAGTTCAAGATCTAGTCAACAGAGATATTATAAACCATGCAATACCTCACTTGTAAAGTTTTGAATGTAAGATACTATTATTCATGTATGTCTTTTCAATGTTTTgtccatttcttttgtattttgagaCGAGGGATTGTTAAAGATGTTTCAAAATAGCTCCTGTAGTATAGTTTTTAAGTTGAGCGGATCTCATGGCTTTACAGTCttgcaaataaaaataatatatttctttCACCTCAGCATGGAATTGGAGAGTTTTGCACTTTTATAATTAGTACTTACACATGCTTTTGACTCATTTGTAATCTAGGGGAggttgtggacactttcatggacaagatggaccagagaaggcccgatcaaaggcGGATgtgatcaagaccgtcagaaccttaaagcaatcatatctcgcaaatcggaatgagttttttgacatatcatatatgattttggggtaggagaaacaattttagccaaccaacacactatgctgggttgcccacaccgcatttgcgagattccatcggaTCGATGGTTGAAAGtctattttatttctctttttactataaatagtaagttctaATTCGATCATAACTTATTATCCTTTGAattttaggagtcatgcccaacatgaaaagggcttagaaaaattaggagaataacgtggttgggccaaattggacacttactatttttgctcaaaaaccatgaagtctaatagaaatcatgactgtttataaatagtaagtttactatttatagtaagttgcatttttagggagttttgagttggagtttgtgTCTGAAACtccgtcctaggtttgagttccctatttaaagaattgtagtttcattttttatcatcaatcaatttatttcaaattattacaaattatttctatttcatcTTTCGTaaattcgaggaatctctgtgaggagtccggagaagtttcatggattcggagtagttatctccTTGCATCAGTTTGACAGAACTATGCATGTAAGAGCATGGGAAGTATGAGACGTGTGCATGCGGAACTGAGCCTAGGCATGATGGGTTTGTTGGCCTCCTCCCACTATGTTTTTCCCCCTACCATTAGCTTAAGCCGTCTTGCCACCATTCAAATTCCTTGATTACAGGTTACTTATAGATTTGGTCTGTTTTGAAGTTTATATATGCtagttttccttcttcttcttcttcttcttttttttccaaacaTGCAGAGAAACCTCCCTTCCATTGCGAGTCTCTTCCTAATTTAGCAGACAACCTGGCTTTGGCCTGAGTCACTAGATAGACCTGAAACTGTAATATGATTGATTGTTCCATCtatgtgagaaatctacccctttTATCCATTTTGCCCTATCATGTagggacatgggcccaaaaatgacacatccaaaacaagaaacagtgaggattgaatgtccgctgttgaaacattccttgagccacagaagttttgcatcaggctaatatcttttttttttccagttcatcccagtaggaatgaccttatgacctatatggatggacggggtggatttcccacgaACATCTTGCAGGTAGTTCTGTACAAAGTGAACCTTTTCAGCCATATCACAGGCACATTCACTTTGTCAGCCATATCACAGGCACATTCCACTGAAGAGTCACTGCACCAAGGCCTTTCGACCTTTGATGCAGAACTAGTCATAAGCACAATGATCTTATTCCGCAGAGCAATCCTTGAATTTGCACGCTAGCTTTtacaaacaaattagaaaagtctCTCTTGCTTGAATTAGTTTTCAATATGAAACTATTTCTATGTATTTCCAGGGACCCATACCCAAGAAGACAAGATATTGATTATGTTTTCATGGAGCAACTTTCCAGTCTttctatcttttcttcttcttcttttaatcttTTCGTTTTGCAAGTACAACTACTGATTTTATTGCATGGAAAGATTGCAAGAAAGAATGCTGTGGAGCTTAAGGAAGAAATGAGCTCATTAAATCAAAACTGCAGTAAATTTCAAAACACAAAATCCTCACACAAAGCCAAGAGGGATCAAAGCATAAGCTGCTTTTCCTAATGCATACATTCCATTCCTTTCCTCAAGTAAACCATATTGATGCTTCTTTTACCTGAATTTCCAAGGCGCAAAAAAAAAGATATATCCCGCACccaacaattttcttttctttttgttctttttcatGTAGTAATCAATACTGATGGGTGAAACCCATGTAATTTATGCCAGTTTGCATGTTGTGATGATCATATACAGGATCTCCATAATCCAAAGGCTTAATCTCCACCTTCCCCCGTCTCCCATCCTGCTCTTGAACTGCTCCAAACACAATTTCGTTGGTCGTCTCACAGCTCTGCTCATAGTATGTGTGCGGCCCAGTCGAGTAATGTCGACGATGATGCTGTTGCTGATATGGTTGCTGCTTTTGAGAATCACTGTCCCACCCGTTATAGTAGGACCGCCCAAGCCGGAATTGGCTGGTTTTCTCAGAGTCCTTGGACATGAATGCATACGTTTTCCGTGGGGTTGGAGTCCTTGTCTCCAGAGAGGGCGGCTCATCCTCGTCTGGTATGACGAAACTGTCTTGCATCGGCCAATCATTTGGCCATCGCTGATGCTGATACTGGTGCTCATGTTGATTGTTCTGCAGCTTTCTGAAACTTGAAAAAAATCCACCGACAATAGCCATTATGGATGAACCGGCGTTGGCAAAAGGCCTCCCGAGGGATGCAAAAAATCCTTCTTCTTGTTTCAACAGTTTGTCATCGGTCGGAATTAGTGGCGGTCGGACTGATGATTTTGGTGGCTTTTGATATGGACTGGGAGGGATGTTTTGCTTTGCAGGAGTTACAGGTTCCTGTAAGAGAGCAAaacaggaaaaataaaataaaaatggagggGTCATTCATGACTTGTGTCCTTGCAAGTAAGGCTTTGTTCAGACAAGTGATCTTCTGTAATTAAGATTTCCTTATTATCAGGATTTTGATGGCCCCCTCATCGGCCACATGAGATTCAGCTTGTGATTTGCAGGGGAAAGCTCTGCATATCAACAAACCAAATCTGATGCAGTGGCAGGGTCTGTCCAAAACTGATTATAAGGAAATCTGATTGCAGAAGATTTCCTGTCCAAACCTGATTATAAGAAAATTTGATGGCAGAAGATTTTCTATCCAAACAGAGACTTagaatacagaattctcaaatGCCATGATTCTGTCTACAATAAACATTGATGATTTTGTCGCTTAAGAACGAAGTATATGAAGATTTTGTGAAATTTGATTCATTATGAAGAAGACCATGGGTCATGAAGAACATGTATACTGACAGAAGATAAGCAAAAACAGAAAAGAACTTCAATCAGCATGAAGATTCTGCAGcgattcttttctttttcttttttattttcttgtttaatGAATCAGATACAGATTTTAGAATCAAATATCTTTCATCTTTGGAAGGAGATGAAAACAAGGGCTAGACAACTACGTGAGCTTCTACGACTTCTTAGATGATGGCGACTCTCCAGACTGTCCACATCATGGGCCCCATAAGAGTTATGGCTTAGATGTAAATAAGGATAGTGTAGAAGACATTGCATTGCATCAAAAGATTAGCTCATAGGTTTAGGATCATAAGAAAGGACTTGTCTTCCATTTCTGTTTTGTGGAGGTATTATTACTAatccaaaaattttgaactagCCCTGATGAATGGAGACATGCAAATTCCAAGTTTACAACCAGGGTTGAGGCAATGGTAGCTTTAGTACTTTACATTAAAAAATACACGAGGCGAACGGAAGCACCAGCCAAAAGTATACGTCCAAAACATAGATCCTCTGTGGCAGAGTTCACACAGAgggttaatttttaaaaaaaaaaagcccttgaTTTGAGCATGACTCGGTCTActtggtcaactcaacaaaaccCAGGAAAACTTGAAAAAACACAATGGAAGttgaatatttatatatgtcGAATATTAAGCATTATTGAGACAGTATTAAACTAGAGAATACATAAACTGACATATTCAACTCCTCAGACCATCAAATCAAGTAGAGATTTCAAGTTTCAAGTTTTTAACCCATGCTTTGAAGAAGATGAAACTGTTGGGTTCCCGTGAACAAGATCAAAAGAGATAGCACACTCGTCAATATCTCATGTACATCTTATATCCGCTCAACTATATGAAAAGCCATCCTTATGCCAGCATCTTATAGTGTTAGAAGAATCTTAAAAATCCTTCAATAAAGCATGTGTTCTCTTCTTTGCTTGAGTTTCCACTGACCCCATAAGCATTTTAAACAccctctctccccccccccccccaccaaaaaaaaaaaaatttattgtgaTTGGCTAACACAACCCACTTCACCGAACCCGGCGGTTGGATCAAGAACTTCCCCAAAAGCCCTTTAGAAGGTGGTTTCTATATTTTGTCTAAATTTCAATGCCACTATTCTGATAGGGTGCTGGGGCCACGGCCTTACAAAATATCGAAGGAAAGACTCGATCTCAGGTCATACCAACCACGGGTACACTAACCAGCTCAGCTACCAAGCTAGGTGCAGGATGGGATTCTTCACTCTTAACCATTGTCAGGAATTCCCTGCATATCAGAGACCATTCCATCGTAAACCCTAGTTGCAACTTGAAAGAACTTTAAAAAAAGGTACAGATAGTTGGACATGGATCACCGTGGGGCCTACTGGTGCAAAACCTAGTGAATGGGACACCTAAGACTTGTGCAGAAAGCTCTCTTAGGGCACCATATGAGTTCCCCTTAGGAGTTCCTCTTTCAGCATGTGTCCTAATACAGATCCAAAACTCCCTCTGCTACTATATATAAATTTGCATCAAATGGAGACAagactatgatgatgatgaatgataATCATCGACTTTGAATCGCAATCCTTCTTCTGTCCAATTTTGCATTTGATGGCTACTAATTCAAGGTAAGGATGAGCATATGGCACATGTACGAGTGAACACCAACAAAGAAATGTTGGAAAATGGCCTCACAGTCAAACCCAAACAAGAACGGAGCATAGAGTACTCACATTTTGAGATGAAACAATGGTACCCACTCTCCGTTGCAGCAATGCAAGCATGTAACCAAAGAACCCCGCTGCAACAAGCACTGCAATCCCTGCAAAAGCAGTTTAGACATACCACTTTGTCATCTCCAATCCCAACAAAAATAGATATTAAGAAATCATGTCTAACAAAATCAGTTATGGAATACCTAGAGGAAAACCAGATCCATATTGGTAGGCACAGTCATCAAAATGGAGCTGAATCTCACGTATTGCTTGGTTTCCTCTGTCTACAATCAGAAGAGAGCAGCTGCTTCCAATGTAAACCACCTCAAAATCGTTAGAAAATTTCGCATCTTCACTCGGTCCATCAACATGTCCCCCTACTCTGCTCCACTTCCCTCCTGCAATCGTTGTAACCCCTACAAAGACAATTCAACTCATACTATGACCAAGATTTCTCCCTTCTGggattttatttttccattcatGGTTGTCTTTCTTAAGCTTCAGAGAAACTGATAGAGTCATCAAGGTACTTTTTCAGTCCCCAGCCCGATAATTAGGTCTTTGCTAATCCTATACATGTGTATAAGGTAGCCCATCTACATGTGGGTGCAAAATCCGAAGTGTTCATTAGGTGGGTTCCACAGTGTAGAAACCTTGGCACAAAGAAGGCCAGTCCATTCATCATGTCACCCCACAGTATTAGATTAATACAGACGACTACATAAAAGTTGGCAAAGTTTCTTAGGCATCCATCAATTTCATAACTGTAGATATACCTGATGATTGGACTgctctgatttttgggctagggcatctACATGGtaggagtgggacccacctgatggatggaaggCCTAGGTATCAATCCAGCATGTCATGTTGGCACGTGGTTGCATGCAGATGGCTGCCTTCTACACGTGTTTATGACTACCAGACCTCTGAAAATAAGTTTGCTTTTATATGGTAGGCAACGGTCTACAGTATAGAAATTATTATAAAGAAATAAGATTAACATTCCTACAAATTACCATTTTGCAAACTAAAGGTGGGAAAGTTAGTTTGCTTCATAATGTGCAGAATTGTAAGAATATCTTTGAGAAGTCATATAACTCTCATCAAAGCCACTCTCACAAATTTGACACTATTTCATGTTCCATCTCGAATGTCTTGTTGAGGTCATTAATCCTACTGGAAAAATGTCAAAGggactttctgtggtgtggtaagGTAGAAACGAAAAAGATTCATCTGGTGGGGTGGCCTGAAGTTTGCCAATCTCAGCAGTATTGGAGGTATGGGTATCAAAGATCTAAGAATCATGAGTTAAGCATTGCAACGTAAGTAGCTTTGGAATTTCAGTGCAGAAGACAACAGTTTTCCGGAAGTGGATTGCCTCCAAATACGGGGTTCACCCTGGAGGATGGCTTACACTTCTTTCCTTGCTTTATGAGGCATCAGGGATTCGGAAGGCTAAGACCAGCAGGATCAATGGTGTTGTGGGTAGGATGGTGTTAGAGGTGGAAGATGGCATCATAATTAGATTTTGGGAAGAAATTGGAGTTGGAACTCGTCTCTGTCAGTAGTACTATACCAGTTCTTTTGCATTGGTCTCCTATCATTGGCCAATGATGGCCCAGTGCTTCAGTTTGATGAGTGGCAGCTTGGCATGGTCTCCTCAATTCCACGGCAATCCAAAGGGAAATGAAATGATGGAAATTTTTTCCCTGGCCAATCAAACGGGGAATTCCCCCCCTCTTCTTCTCAGCAAAAAAGGTGCTGCAATCATACTTCTGAGATGTTCTCTGTCAAATCTTTCTATGGATCTCTGTGGTGAATCCTCCCTTATTTCTTCCTAGAGGCCAGAGAGTCTTGTTTGGCACGGCCATCCTGGGGTGGTTGCATACTTGCGTTTGGATGGCTAGTGGTGACGAACATGATTCTAACCATTGACAATTTGTGGAAAAGAAGAATGATTAACCTGAACTTTTGGACAGATTTTCTAAATCTCTTTGTCACGGGTCAGGTGATGTCTAGTACTATGAGAGATTTGATTGATGCTTGGGTCAAGGGAAATGCCGGTCGAAGTAATAAGGTTTTATTGTCTCTCTTTTTTGCTCAATTTATGGTCATTGTAGAAAGAGTGGAATAACCATACCTTTAACACCAAAGCAGAGTATAGTGAGACCGTTCCTTCCTGAACCAAGGGTAAAAGTTACCTCTGGGTGGCTGAGCTCAATTTATGTAAGAGGGAGGATGTGTTGAGTGATTAGTTATCTCTGATGTAATTGGGTGTATGTGCGGGCTTTGGGATGGCTCCTCCCCAACCCTTTCCCCTGTTTCTTGGGCTTTTCCCTCTTTTATATCTCATCTTAATAACATTTctgttacctttaaaaaaaataaaaaataaaaaagacaaaaaaaaatatctcctgataaattaataaaaagaaaACCTGAACTGATTGGTCTTGTATGAGAAAAGACTAAATTAGAGCTTTCATGTTTCTTGAAGTTCAGC is a genomic window containing:
- the LOC131255504 gene encoding uncharacterized protein LOC131255504 isoform X2, translating into MKRKGYVVLFIIFMCFLASFSSVSAATSSPARFVSGFFSNAFSAFLKWIWSLSATTKTAVSGRPVLKFESGYTVETVFDGSKLGIEPFTVEVSPSGELLLLDSANSNIYKITPPLSRYSKTKLVAGSAEGYSGHVDGKPREARMNHPKGFTVDDRGNIYVADTMNMAIRKISDTGVTTIAGGKWSRVGGHVDGPSEDAKFSNDFEVVYIGSSCSLLIVDRGNQAIREIQLHFDDCAYQYGSGFPLGIAVLVAAGFFGYMLALLQRRVGTIVSSQNEPVTPAKQNIPPSPYQKPPKSSVRPPLIPTDDKLLKQEEGFFASLGRPFANAGSSIMAIVGGFFSSFRKLQNNQHEHQYQHQRWPNDWPMQDSFVIPDEDEPPSLETRTPTPRKTYAFMSKDSEKTSQFRLGRSYYNGWDSDSQKQQPYQQQHHRRHYSTGPHTYYEQSCETTNEIVFGAVQEQDGRRGKVEIKPLDYGDPVYDHHNMQTGINYMGFTHQY
- the LOC131255504 gene encoding uncharacterized protein LOC131255504 isoform X1: MKRKGYVVLFIIFMCFLASFSSVSAATSSPATGFVSGFFSNAFSAFLKWIWSLSATTKTAVSGRPVLKFESGYTVETVFDGSKLGIEPFTVEVSPSGELLLLDSANSNIYKITPPLSRYSKTKLVAGSAEGYSGHVDGKPREARMNHPKGFTVDDRGNIYVADTMNMAIRKISDTGVTTIAGGKWSRVGGHVDGPSEDAKFSNDFEVVYIGSSCSLLIVDRGNQAIREIQLHFDDCAYQYGSGFPLGIAVLVAAGFFGYMLALLQRRVGTIVSSQNEPVTPAKQNIPPSPYQKPPKSSVRPPLIPTDDKLLKQEEGFFASLGRPFANAGSSIMAIVGGFFSSFRKLQNNQHEHQYQHQRWPNDWPMQDSFVIPDEDEPPSLETRTPTPRKTYAFMSKDSEKTSQFRLGRSYYNGWDSDSQKQQPYQQQHHRRHYSTGPHTYYEQSCETTNEIVFGAVQEQDGRRGKVEIKPLDYGDPVYDHHNMQTGINYMGFTHQY